A window of Hallerella porci genomic DNA:
CGCCCATCGCCGAAATATCCGAAACATTCGAAACGATGCATTTTTCCACAGCGTCTTCGGGCGAAGACCAATCCAAACGGAAATGCGAATTTTCGGCGGACATATCTTTCGTTACAAGCCAACCGTCAAAGGCTGCGCAATCGTCGCCCGCACCGAACCAAACGCGTTTTTGCGGCGGAATTTCGTCCATCGCTAAATCGCCTTCCAAAATTTTCTGAATAAAATTGAATTCGCCGAGAGGAGGAAAATGAAATGAACTCATAAAATTTTTATTGATTAAGATTTAAAATGAAAAGTAATTTATTTAACGCTTTCGGAAGTGCATCGCGGAGCATTTCTGTCGATTCATCGTCCGGAGTAATTGATAACGATTGCTCCATCAAATCGCCCATCGCCGGCGGTAACGCGTGAAATATCGCGGCAATTTCTGCCTTCGAATAAGTGCGATGAGAAAGCGGTGGTTGATGCGCCGCTAAAATTTCTTGCGGATAAAATTTACACGGACGCCAAACTTCATTTTCTTTTTTATCGCGAGTTCCGCTTGCGCCGAAAAGCCGACAAATAAAAGCGCGTCCTAAATAAATGCTACAGTGGAACGGCGAATCTGGATTAAAAAAGGGGCAACGATTTTCTGCGGGAAAAGGAAATTTTTTCTGCAAAATTTTTTCAATCCATTCCGGTTTATTTTCGAAAATCCATGCCGCCATATAAAGCGCTTCACCTTCGAATAAATCGGGCTCAAAATGTTCGCAGCATTTTCCGCAGCCAGAAGGACAAGTTAATTTCGATTTTTCTAACCAAAGATTTTCTTCTTCTGCGATTCGCTTGTAAAACGAATCCATCTCGGAAAGAATTTCATATTCTTCGGTTCCGCGAAGTTTTTCTAAAACAGAATCAATTCCAGACATGATGAAAAGGAATTAAAACAAAAAAGCGCAGCATGCGCTGCGCGTTGTGAACTTACTGATTTTTTTCAATCGCAGCGACGAGAGTGCTTTTCGGAACTGCTCCGACAACATTTCCCACTTCCACGCCGTTTTTGAAAAATTTCATATTCGGAATATTCGTGATGCCAAAACGGACGCAAAGATTTTCGGCTTCGTCCACGTTGACTTTGGCGACGACGAGCTTTCCATCGTATTCTTGGGCGAGTTCTTCCATCACCGGACCCATCATTTGGCACGGTCTGCACCAAACAGCCCAGAAATCGACGAGAACAAGTTTACCCGAATTGATCACCTGATCAAAATCTTTTTCGGTTACATTCAGAACGGACATGTACAAACCTCTTTCAAATTTTCCTTAAAAATAACTATTTTTTTGCGTTGAGAGCGAATTCATGCCCTTTTATGCGATATTCATCACTTTTTGTTTTTTCCTTTCGCAGGCTTTTGCCGTCGAAGAGTTGAGCACAGCACGCAAAGGTGCCGAGTATCCTGAAATCGCCGAAAGAACTTACGACTTAGAAGGGCAAAAAGCCGAATGGATTTTGGGAACATCGATTTTGGGCAATCCCGATTTGGGTTATCGCTCTGCGGGAATTGGAAATCCTTCGCATCGTTTACCGTCAAAGCTCGCCGCCATTTTTACTTTCCCGCTCACCTACGATGAAACGCAACTTTCGATGAACGGCGAAAACGGCATTATGAAAGAAGATTACGCTCGCGGGATTCCCGTCGATACGCCGGTGACGAAAATTCTTTGGGAACGTTATGCGTTTAACGGCAACGCTTTCGGCTTGGACTTTCGCCGTTTACTTCTCGATAGTATTGAACTCGACATCGGCATCGCCAGTTATTCCAATGATAGTTCCAAAGTTTTCCGCTATCAAGATGTGACGCATCAACCGTTCTTCGCACTCGGGCGCGATTCTTCTGAAATTCCATTTAGCGGGCGCAACATCAAAATGAGCACGATGAATTTTAAGCCGTCGGTCGCGTGGTATTTTCCGAAGGGCGAAATCGTGGGAAGCATCAATTATTTGGTGGTAAAAAACGATGATATTCCGCCGTACGCTTACACTCTCGACAGCACCAATTATTCGAATGTGACTTATTTAGAAGATCCATTCCGCACCGAGCTGCGTTCGTTTACCTACGGCTTTCGCGCGGGATTTCGTCCGGTAAAAACCGCAGAAATTTACGCGGGAATTTACAGCGGGGAACACGAAATCGCTTACGATAGTTTAGTCGATTTGGTGAAAAGTCTACGCGATACCGTCGATGAAGATGGCGAAGCAATTCAAGACACAAACTGGTATGGCGTTACCGATAAATTGAAATATGAAACCGTGAATGGCGAAGGCGGAATCGCATTCAAGATGCCATTTAATCCGGCGTTTCGCATGGAATATGAATTTACCGAAGCGAATGATCGTTATAAACAAGACCGCGAACTTTATTACTTTGAATTGAGCGATAAACTTTCGGTTTTGGATTTCCGCGTGCAAGCGGGAGCCCTTCGCAATTCCAATATTTTTGATTCGGTCGAAGTTGCCAAAATGGCGTCCGCCACCGCGACAATTCATTTGCCGTATCACGTTAATCTCAAAGGAAATTTCCGACACGATACGCGCTTTCCCGATATCGATGAATTGAAAATTTTTAATCGCGGACGTTACGCAGTTCCCAACGAAAATTTACAGCCGGAAGAACGCACTCGGATGAGCGGAAATATCGAATGGAATCCGGGCGGAATTTTTTACAGCGTCGGTCTCCGCTACGAATACATCGATAGTCCGATTAAACAACGCTGGGTCACAAGCTCTGGCCTCGAAAGCATCGAAAGCGCTTATCAGTGGACGAATTTAAAAGATGCAGAAGCTCTCGATTGGTATATGGCAGCGGGAATTGCCCTCGGCAACTGGCAATTTTATTTAGAACGCGAACAGTCTTTGGCGATGCAAAATCGCCCGATTGACGTCACCAATCTTTATTACAAAGGCTACATTCGCTGGTCCGATAAATTCGTGAAAAATCGTTTAGGCGTAAGCGTCGCCTTTAATTTCACTTGGTTTGGAAACCGCTCCGATTTGCAGATAAACAAAGAGGATTCTCTCGAAATCGTCGAATTGCGCCATTATTTAGCGCTCAATTTCGAAGCCCGCATGCGCATTCTTTCGTTCTCCCTTTACTCGCGCATCGACAATTTAAACCACAGCCTTTACGAGCCCGCGACCGGCTACCGCCCCGAAGGCATTCGATTCCTCTACGGCATCACGTGGCAATTTGATAATTAGAATTAGTGGTCAGTGCGAATAATTCACAAATTAACCGTTTTAGAAATTTGGCGACTCCGACGCGCCAAATTCTACATTTACATCATTTATTTTTCGCCACATAAACGCCGTCCCATTTTTTGCCGTTTCCTTCGGGCGGGTTCATTTTATATTCAAAGCAACGGGCGATGAAAACTTCGGAAGGAGTGGGACGCGCACCGGGATCTTTCGATTGTAAATGCGGTTCCAAAAGTTTTGTTTCTTCGAAAACGGCAATCGCATCATCCCATTTTTCTGCGAAATAAAACGCTTGCGCTTTTTGCCAAAGAGTCGAAAGAAGAGTTAATGCACCCGCATCAGCGTCCGTTTTTTCGCCGAGAATTTCGTAAACTTGAACCGGTTCCGTTTTCCCAACGACGCGTAATTTATCGATCGGGCGCACCACAAATTCCCCGCGATAATCCGTTTTGTCTTCGGGATCATGCGTTCCCGTAAGCACTTCTTCGCTCACTAAAATGTAAACGCCATATTGCTTTCCAATGCTTTCTAATCGCGACGCTAAATTGACCGAATCCCCCATCATCGTATAATTTTTTCGCGTTTCCGAGCCCATATTGCCAACGACGATTTCGCCCGAATTGATGCCGATACGCGTGTGCATTTTGTAAACCGATTCTGGCCAAAAATCTTTTCCACTTTCCATTTCGGCTTTCCATTTTTCGCGGAGAAGTTTCTGCTTTTTCTGCATCGAGATGGCGCTTAAAATCGCATGACGTCGCTGATTTTGTAACGGAGTCGGCGCACCAAAAAATGCGATAATCGCATCACCTTCGTATTTATCAAGAGTTCCCTGATTTTCTTCCTTGATGATATTCGTCATCGCAGTCAAATAACTATTCAAAAGAACCACTAATTTTTCGGGATCACCGATTTGTTCCGAGAACGAAGAAAATCCTTGAATGTCTGTAAAATAAGCGGTGAGATATTTCTTTTCGCCACCGAGTTTCGGGAGCTCTTCGCGGTTTAACATCTGATCGATCAATTCATTCGAAACATATTGCTTAAACGATTTATCGAGAAAATTTTTATCGCGATTTTCAAAATAGAATCGCACCAAGAATGAACCAAAGAAAGCGAGAATGCATTCGATAATATAAGTGGCGCAGCCGATGTAATATCCGTTCGAAAAGAAATAATACGAGACGATAATGTTCAAAAATATTAAAACCAAAAGGAAAATAAGCGCGAGATATTGCGGTGCAAAAAGTCCGATGAGAATGGCGAAAATAGCAGCGATTGCGTAGAAAGCGGGATGCGGAAAATCCGCTTGTGTAAATTCATCGTTTAAGATATTATCGATGATCGTCGCATGCACAAGAACTGCGGGGAAATGGTCATCTTGCGGAACCGCATAAAAGTCAAACATCGCGGGCGCCGCACTCCCTAAAATGAAAATTTTTCCTTGATAAGTTTCGGGCGGAATGCGACCTTCAATTACATCGTAATACGAAAGATGCTGATAAGTTCTCTTTGTCTGCGGAATATTATAAGCGCTCTTATAGCGCAAAATAAAATCGCCGTCATTGTTAATCGGAATCCGTTTCCGTTTTCCTAAGCGAATTTCTTCACCCGGTTTTAATTCGTAAATCGTCGCCAAATCCAAAGCGAAAAGGTCGGTGAGCACATCGGGCGAAAGAATGGAATAATTCGAAACCCAGCGTTTTTTCTGCGGGCTAAAACGAAAATCGAGAGATGCCGAAAGCCAAATGCTTGCGCCGTTTTTGAGCGAATCAATTTCAGGTTGAAAAATCCGAATCACTTCATTATCGTAATCGGTGAGTTCTTCATCGCCGATTTCAAAATCGCCTTCGTCGGTTAAAATGGTCACGTTTCCTTCGTCATCTTTTTCGGCACGAATCTGCGGAGAAATTTCGATGAAATTTTCGGCGAGACTATCGTTTAACGGTTCGTATAAAAGCAAATTTTTCTTGGATAAAATTCCGCGGATCATCGGGAATGTAATCTGCGGATAAGTCGTGCGCAAAACGCCAAGAGAATCGCGGTAAATGGCAAACGGTTTTCCTAAGTCAATGTATTCGCCCTGTTGAATTCGAACAGAATCCGGATTCGTTTTGAAAAGATGCATAAGAGTTGCAAGCGAAAGCGCAGGATAAATTTTTTGCGTTTCGCCCGGATGAATTTCGGAATTCGGAAAACGATA
This region includes:
- a CDS encoding TonB-dependent receptor; the protein is MPFYAIFITFCFFLSQAFAVEELSTARKGAEYPEIAERTYDLEGQKAEWILGTSILGNPDLGYRSAGIGNPSHRLPSKLAAIFTFPLTYDETQLSMNGENGIMKEDYARGIPVDTPVTKILWERYAFNGNAFGLDFRRLLLDSIELDIGIASYSNDSSKVFRYQDVTHQPFFALGRDSSEIPFSGRNIKMSTMNFKPSVAWYFPKGEIVGSINYLVVKNDDIPPYAYTLDSTNYSNVTYLEDPFRTELRSFTYGFRAGFRPVKTAEIYAGIYSGEHEIAYDSLVDLVKSLRDTVDEDGEAIQDTNWYGVTDKLKYETVNGEGGIAFKMPFNPAFRMEYEFTEANDRYKQDRELYYFELSDKLSVLDFRVQAGALRNSNIFDSVEVAKMASATATIHLPYHVNLKGNFRHDTRFPDIDELKIFNRGRYAVPNENLQPEERTRMSGNIEWNPGGIFYSVGLRYEYIDSPIKQRWVTSSGLESIESAYQWTNLKDAEALDWYMAAGIALGNWQFYLEREQSLAMQNRPIDVTNLYYKGYIRWSDKFVKNRLGVSVAFNFTWFGNRSDLQINKEDSLEIVELRHYLALNFEARMRILSFSLYSRIDNLNHSLYEPATGYRPEGIRFLYGITWQFDN
- a CDS encoding YkgJ family cysteine cluster protein — protein: MSGIDSVLEKLRGTEEYEILSEMDSFYKRIAEEENLWLEKSKLTCPSGCGKCCEHFEPDLFEGEALYMAAWIFENKPEWIEKILQKKFPFPAENRCPFFNPDSPFHCSIYLGRAFICRLFGASGTRDKKENEVWRPCKFYPQEILAAHQPPLSHRTYSKAEIAAIFHALPPAMGDLMEQSLSITPDDESTEMLRDALPKALNKLLFILNLNQ
- a CDS encoding adenylate/guanylate cyclase domain-containing protein is translated as MKFKHPKKIKRTLAGLLTGIVMTLLLLLIPSSILTRAEYIFYDGFSKHESDKASLHSDDIFIVDIDENALSKYGPYNEWTRETHAKAVEKLEEGGAAAIAFDILFKTADFGTRNAVRTEKVLSALYPAKNWRYDFDKIRQSFDYDSILVRSIGENGNVIICGTFSVRSDYKHQSQWMPLSTIHRAEEIDAKPVFSLAQSSAPEKIEEKDLLDNIFPELSHASENFGVVNATPDVDGVIRKMRLLYRFPNSEIHPGETQKIYPALSLATLMHLFKTNPDSVRIQQGEYIDLGKPFAIYRDSLGVLRTTYPQITFPMIRGILSKKNLLLYEPLNDSLAENFIEISPQIRAEKDDEGNVTILTDEGDFEIGDEELTDYDNEVIRIFQPEIDSLKNGASIWLSASLDFRFSPQKKRWVSNYSILSPDVLTDLFALDLATIYELKPGEEIRLGKRKRIPINNDGDFILRYKSAYNIPQTKRTYQHLSYYDVIEGRIPPETYQGKIFILGSAAPAMFDFYAVPQDDHFPAVLVHATIIDNILNDEFTQADFPHPAFYAIAAIFAILIGLFAPQYLALIFLLVLIFLNIIVSYYFFSNGYYIGCATYIIECILAFFGSFLVRFYFENRDKNFLDKSFKQYVSNELIDQMLNREELPKLGGEKKYLTAYFTDIQGFSSFSEQIGDPEKLVVLLNSYLTAMTNIIKEENQGTLDKYEGDAIIAFFGAPTPLQNQRRHAILSAISMQKKQKLLREKWKAEMESGKDFWPESVYKMHTRIGINSGEIVVGNMGSETRKNYTMMGDSVNLASRLESIGKQYGVYILVSEEVLTGTHDPEDKTDYRGEFVVRPIDKLRVVGKTEPVQVYEILGEKTDADAGALTLLSTLWQKAQAFYFAEKWDDAIAVFEETKLLEPHLQSKDPGARPTPSEVFIARCFEYKMNPPEGNGKKWDGVYVAKNK
- the trxA gene encoding thioredoxin, whose amino-acid sequence is MSVLNVTEKDFDQVINSGKLVLVDFWAVWCRPCQMMGPVMEELAQEYDGKLVVAKVNVDEAENLCVRFGITNIPNMKFFKNGVEVGNVVGAVPKSTLVAAIEKNQ